One genomic segment of Sphaerodactylus townsendi isolate TG3544 linkage group LG07, MPM_Stown_v2.3, whole genome shotgun sequence includes these proteins:
- the LOC125436971 gene encoding proteinase-activated receptor 1-like, whose protein sequence is MAILMFVVKIKLKKPATVYMLNLASADVLFVSVLPFKISYHFSGHNWTFGAGMCRFVTATFYCNMYCSILLMTVISIDRFLAVAYPIQALSWRTVKRASVVCFVIWFVAIAGTIPLLIMEQTTRIPQLGITTCLYVLEVSVVMKIFRYYFATLTIIFFFVPLIISVSCYICIIRKLSSCKITTEKRCKKRRAIFLSVAVLCSFIFCFGPANVLALAQYILLSEDQKFEGLTFAYFLTVCIGTINCCIDPLIYYYASSECQRQVSNLLCKKKDSEIDKSNQTGSSNTGTFSNSLNRLSEA, encoded by the coding sequence ATGGCAATCCTTATGTTTGTGGTCAAAATAAAGCTTAAGAAACCAGCCACTGTGTACATGCTCAACCTGGCTTCCGCTGATGTGCTTTTTGTGAGTGTGCTGCCTTTTAAGATTTCCTACCATTTTTCTGGACACAATTGGACCTTTGGAGCTGGAATGTGCCGCTTCGTCACTGCTACCTTCTACTGCAACATGTACTGCTCCATACTGCTGATGACAGTGATAAGCATTGACCGTTTCCTGGCAGTGGCATATCCAATACAGGCTCTGTCGTGGCGCACTGTCAAGCGTGCCTCTGTGGTGTGCTTTGTCATATGGTTTGTAGCCATAGCTGGAACTATACCTCTGCTGATCATGGAACAAACAACTAGAATCCCTCAGTTAGGTATTACCACCTGCCTATATGTGCTAGAAGTCTCTGTTGTTATGAAGATATTTCGTTATTATTTTGCCACATTAACAATTATCTTCTTTTTTGTACCGTTAATAATTTCTGTCTCCTGTTACATTTGCATTATAAGGAAACTTAGCTCATGTAAAATTACTACTGAAAAACGTTGTAAGAAGAGGCGGGCCATATTCTTGTCTGTAGCGGTCTTGTgctcttttattttttgttttgggcCTGCAAATGTCTTGGCCTTGGCGCAATACATATTGCTTTCAGAAGATCAAAAGTTTGAGGGTCTCACTTTTGCCTACTTCCTAACTGTCTGTATTGGAACCATCAACTGTTGCATTGACCCTTTGATCTATTATTATGCTTCTTCTGAATGTCAAAGACAGGTCAGTAACCTCTTATGTAAGAAAAAGGATTCTGAGATTGATAAAAGCAATCAGACAGGAAGCAGTAATACGGGAACATTTTCCAATAGTTTGAATCGTTTATCTGAAGCATAG